The genomic region CCCCCGGGAAAACCTGGAGGGGGGCGCCCGTTATTTGAAATCCCTGCTGGAGCGTTTCGGAGGCAATGTCAACCTGGCCCTGGCGGCCTATAACGCCGGCCCGGGGGCGGTGCAGCGCTACGGCGGCATTCCTCCCTACCGCGAAACGCAGCAATACCTGCAGCGGGTAGCTGCTGCAAGACATGAGTTTTTGGTGTAAAAAAGCAACCCGGCTGTTAAGCCGGGTTCAAACGTTTTATATGCCTTCCAACTGGCAGATTTTAGATCTAACCACTACCTAAAAGTCATCTTGAAGGTTCAGCCGGGCTTTGCGATCCCCTTCTTCGGCCAGCGCCTCTTCCCCGGCCTTAACAAGTTTACGTACCATGTTTCCGCCAATTTTCCCCGCTTCCCGCACGGTCAACTCATCCCCGGCATTGGCCAGATCATCCTCCAGGCCCAGTTCCCTGGCCGTCTCCCACTTAAGCCTATCCAGTTGCCTTTCCGTACGCAGCTTGTCGTTGTCCTTCTTATGACCCATTAGATCACCCCTGAGATTAGGATGCCTCAATCGTCTGATTGCGTATACAAGAACTAATTGCGTTAATACCATACAACGAGTAAGGCTGTTGACAAGGTAGTGCAGGTCGTAGCCTCTTTTGTTTTAGCGCGACAGGAAGATGGAACCCAGTGGCGAACAATTCCCTTGTTACTATCTGTCATTTTGGGGTGTTGTTGTTGGTTTCCAGGCCCCTGGTGTATTTGACCCTGGCTTTTGCAGCCGGCATCTTCCTGGCGGGCAGTTGGGGGTTGTCCCCCAACACGGCCCTATTGATTTGTGGTGCCCTGTTTTTCGCGGCCGTGCTGGGGTATTTTTTTCACTGGTCTTTTAACCGGTGGGTTATTTTAAGCCTGTTCCTGGCCCTGGGTTTCGCCTGGGCTACTTTGGCGGCTGGCCGTGTCAACCCCGTCCTTGATGAATATGCCGGACA from Desulfofundulus luciae harbors:
- a CDS encoding alpha/beta-type small acid-soluble spore protein, producing MGHKKDNDKLRTERQLDRLKWETARELGLEDDLANAGDELTVREAGKIGGNMVRKLVKAGEEALAEEGDRKARLNLQDDF